One genomic window of Cannabis sativa cultivar Pink pepper isolate KNU-18-1 chromosome 2, ASM2916894v1, whole genome shotgun sequence includes the following:
- the LOC115700217 gene encoding uncharacterized protein LOC115700217 produces the protein MDPMTIILFYNGTWVDKTTYNDYEVAGILIPIKCSYNVLAQEIYETLSIDRNKYGITVKFQIKEGIPPITIKDDNGCKFYHQIRKKNDDETRYPLMVNTFESSASPECLASNNYLEIGETSMQCTEQLPTRTEYAQLVADYAYDHAQQALQTSSEINQVITNPQIDRIHVGQVFSNKQTLKNAISLYSIRQNQPFKVKRSSTLDYKIVCVDENCKWSFLASKHGKTEMFKVRKIKYDHTCSLDITSGNHPQATSNLVGHVIKNKFVNPKRNYTPNEIVDDIADDYSVSISYQKAWRAREKAMVDARRCPQESYGEIPSILYMMQISNPGTITDLVTDEDGKFKYLYFAIGASIKGWQHCTPIIVTDGTFLTNQYGGTLLTANAQNANRHIFPLAFAIVDSENDNSWNWFMQKIKETYGEREGQCIISDRHESIYKATKSNFPLLMHGVCCYHLLKNLKMKFKKGGDELKHAFDGASKAYTIEEFEKCMQDLDNIDLRIRDFLANEVGYDKWTRLYSMNKRYKTMTSNIAESVNAALKSVRELPVATLLECLHSLVQRWYWENKNRALKTDTTLANIPEKALKKQREMGLKYKVETANLLVYKVHDYTSSYIVNLENKTCTCQKFDYDEMPCSHAMAVLAKRNFSCYKYCSYYYTKEAFMSTYEDSILPLGEATSWNIPEDVKNITVHPPKYKRPAGRPKKDRYKGAMDTKTKVKCGKCNQKGHNRRSCKNEAILNPLKRRKLL, from the exons ATGGACCCCATGACAATCATCCTTTTCTACAATGGAACATGGGTAGACAAAACAACATACAATGATTATGAAGTGGCAGGTATACTAATCCCAATAAAATGTTCCTATAATGTTCTTGCACAGGAGATCTATGAAACCTTATCAATAGACAGAAACAAGTATGGAATTACAgtgaaatttcaaattaaagaaGGGATACCACCTATAACCATCAAAGATGACAATGGCTGCAAGTTCTACCATCAAATAAggaagaaaaatgatgatgaaacaaGATACCCTTTGATGGTAAACACATTTGAATCATCAGCATCACCTGAATGTCTTGCCAGCAACAATTATTTAGAAATTGGAGAAACAAGTATGCAGTGTACTGAACAGTTACCAACAAGAACAGAATATGCACAATTGGTAGCAGATTATGCTTATGATCATGCACAACAAGCACTGCAAACAAGTTCAGAGATAAACCAAGTAATTACAAATCCTCAAATTGACAGAATACATGTTGGCCAAGTCTTTTCAAACAAGCAAACACTGAAGAATgcaatcagcctatactcaattaGACAAAACCAGCCATTCAAGGTGAAGAGATCATCAACTCTTGACTATAAAATCGTTTGTGTTGATGAAAATTGCAAGTGGAGTTTCCTAGCTTCAAAACATGGAAAAACAGAAATGTTCAAAGTTAGGAAGATAAAATATGACCATACATGTTCGTTAGATATCACCTCCGGAAACCATCCTCAAGCCACAAGCAACCTAGTTGGGCATGTGATAAAAAACAAATTTGTCAACCCAAAAAGAAACTACACTCCAAATGAAATTGTAGACGACATTGCAGATGACTATAGTGTCTCAATATCCTACCAAAAAGCCTGGAGAGCAAGAGAAAAAGCTATGGTGGATGCTAGACGCTGCCCACAAGAATCGTATGGCGAAATACCATCCATATTATACATGATGCAAATATCCAATCCAG GAACAATCACAGATCTTGTTACTGATGAAGATGGTAAATTCAAGTATCTATACTTCGCTATAGGAGCTTCAATCAAAGGTTGGCAACATTGCACCCCAATAATAGTCACAGATGGTACATTCTTGACAAACCAATATGGAGGTACTCTATTGACTGCAAATGCACAAAATGCAAATCGGCATATATTTCCACTTGCATTCGCAATAGTGGATTCTGAAAATGACAACTCCTGGAATTGGTTCatgcaaaaaataaaagaaacataTGGAGAAAGAGAAGGACAATGCATAATCTCGGATAGGCATGAGAGTATATACAAAGCAACAAAGTCAAACTTCCCACTCCTAATGCATGGGGTATGTTGCTATCACTTgctcaaaaatctaaaaatgaaattcaaaaaaggAGGAGATGAGCTCAAACATGCATTTGATGGAGCTTCGAAAGCTTACACTATAGAAGAATTTGAGAAATGCATGCAAGATTTGGACAacattgacttaagaataagagaTTTCTTGGCCAATGAAGTTGGATATGATAAATGGACAAGGCTATACAGCATGAATAAAAGATACAAAACAATGACATCAAACATAGCAGAGTCAGTGAATGCAGCTCTCAAATCAGTAAGAGAATTACCAGTTGCAACCTTACTAGAATGTCTACACTCTTTGGTACAAAGATGGTATTGGGAAAACAAAAATAGAGCCTTGAAAACGGACACTACTTTGGCAAATATTCCAGAAAAGGCTCTCAAGAAACAAAGAGAAATGGGCTTAAAATACAAG GTTGAGACAGCTAACCTTCTTGTATACAAAGTGCACGATTATACAAGCTCCTACATAGTAAATCTGGAAAACAAAACATGCACGTGTCAGAAGTTTGACTATGACGAAATGCCTTGCTCGCATGCAATGGCTGTACTAGCCAAAAGAAACTTCTCTTGCTACAAATACTGCTCCTACTACTACACTAAAGAAGCTTTCATGTCAACATATGAGGATAGCATACTTCCATTAGGTGAAGCAACATCATGGAATATACCAGAGGATGTGAAGAATATCACAGTACATCCACCAAAATATAAAAGACCAGCTGGGAGGCCAAAGAAAGATAGATATAAAGGAGCAATGGACACAAAAACAAAAGTCAAGTGTGGGAAATGCAACCAAAAAGGACATAATCGACGGTCTTGCAAAAATGAAGCAATTCTAAATCCACTGAAGAGAAGAAAGTTACTTTAG
- the LOC133034205 gene encoding uncharacterized protein LOC133034205: MGFLSSQPDANADKEKRKKQDEDDHAKFKDLNKKSKDDEDDGDDQGMGGDAVSSIVKEVIKGINEGDDKSKKGGSVTKDDVGGEARKNMVDSSAIDVVVAGVIGSPNLFDSQGTEDSITLSAMEIINEKIETIEGSLKKEKNLEANSYEFAKRVPNIGSALRSPFTSDFGSIGSSSKPKGEQSKLLAFSSVALDRIDDLQSKLFEQWFKVGFNDRNKIKKFKERDRKLKVPLDFAIMKIDDKMWFYDLLTPGRNLSCSHLDVCFYYLRKEIKYNESVNSFVNTTDCFFAFCLCIFEMYNEFVKNDCDIESVKKDSKASAYVAGFGMYCSRKWIELDNVLMLLI; the protein is encoded by the exons ATGGGTTTTCTTTCATCTCAGCCCGATGCTAATGCTGATAAAGAGAAGAGGAAAAAACAAGATGAAGATGATCATGCTAAGTTTAAAGATTTAAATAAGAAATCaaaagatgatgaagatgatggtGATGACCAG gGTATGGGTGGTGATGCTGTTTCTTCTATTGTCAAGGAAGTTATAAAGGGAATTAATGAGGGTGATGACAAATCTAAAAAAGGTGGATCAGTTACCAAGGATGATGTTGGTGGTGAAGCAAGAAAAAATATGGTTGATTCATCTGCAATTGATGTTGTTGTGGCTGGTGTCATTGGGTCTCCTAACTTGTTTGATAGTCAAGGTACAGAAGATAGTATTACTTTGTCAGCCATGGAgatcattaatgaaaaaattgaaaccaTTGAAGGAAGCCTGAAAAAG GAAAAGAATTTAGAAGCTAATTCTTATGAGTTTGCAAAGAGGGTTCCCAATATTGGATCTGCATTGAGGAGTCCATTTACATCTGATTTTGGTTCTATTGGGAGTAGTAGTAAACCAAAGGGAGAACAATCTAAGTTGCTTGCTTTTTCTTCAGTTGCACTTGACCGTATTGATGATCTTCAGTCTAAACTTTTTGAGCAGTGGTTTAAGGTCGGTTTCAATGATAGGAACAAGATTAAAAAGTTTAAAGAACGTGATAGGAAATTGAAAGTCCCGTTGGATTTTGCAATTATGAAGATTGATGATAAGATGTGGTTTTATGATTTGCTGACTCCTGGAAGAAATTTGTCATGCTCG CATTTGGATGTTTGTTTTTACTACTTGAGAAAGGAGATAAAGTACAATGAGAGTGTAAACTCTTTTGTTAATACCACTGATTGTTTCTTTGCCTTTTGCCTTTGCATTTTTGAGATGTATAATGAGTTTGTTAAGAATGATTGTGACATTGAATCTGTTAAGAAGGACAGCAAAGCTTCTGCATACGTAGCTGGTTTTGGTATGTATTGCAGTAGAAAATGGATTGAATTAGATAATGTCTTAATGCTATTAATCTGA
- the LOC133034852 gene encoding uncharacterized protein LOC133034852, whose protein sequence is MCIFDIRLRCLKVCNSMRFGRYKNSEKLVRAFAVMLPILLSHVNFYDQRKDIDKSTGFFQGKSETDPLEIVIVQDLPQQEQCDCGVFVIKYAEYFIHGLIDKIPKELDIPFVRKKLCVELFVHAKKKEVSGYESPSEYPGRMEKDGKKKK, encoded by the exons ATGTGCATTTTTGACATACGTTTGAGATGTCTTAAAGTGTGCAATTCTATGAGATTTGGGAGGTACAAGAACTCAGAAAAATTGGTTCGTGCTTTTGCTGTCATGTTGCCTATTTTGTTGTCACATGTAAATTTTTATGATCAAAGGAAAGATATTGATAAGAGCACAGGATTTTTTCAAGGAAAGAGTGAGACAGACCCTTTGGAAATTGTTATCGTTCAAGATTTGCCTCAACAAGAGCAGtg TGACTGTGGTGTTTTTGTTATAAAGTACGCTGAGTATTTTATTCATGGATTGATTGACAAGATTCCGAAGGAGTTGGACATTCCTTTTGTTCGAAAGAAGCTGTGTGTTGAGCTCTTTGTTCATGCTAAGAAGAAGGAAGTGAGTGGTTATGAATCACCTTCAGAGTATCCTGGGAGGATGGAAAAGGatggaaagaaaaagaagtag